The Candidatus Manganitrophaceae bacterium genomic interval GATGTAGGCCGCGACGACGATCGGCTCGATCTGATTCAGTGCGGTGATTCCCTTGAATTCGCACCACTCGAAGAACTGGGCAATCGCCTGAGCATAGGCGATTCGGGTATTTCGGTTCCGGATGGTGACGGCAAAGAATTCCAGGAACCGCTTCTGAGCCACAGAACCGGCCTCAGAAACGATTTGAGGCATCTGACCTAACCTCCGGGGCGTCTGAGTGTTTAAATGCGCTGTAATGCCGTTTTCTTCGTCCACAGGACTTATCAGAGTTCTTAAGCTGATCCGAAAATTGCACCCGCGAGGTTTTCAGCAGTTGATTTCAGCTTTCGATCCAGAATTGCTACTGATGCCTTCCGTCTTCAATGAGTTCGCGGATGCTGAGATCGTCCCCGAGAACTGCTCCTTTCCTGAGTTTATCAATCTCAGTGAAGACCTCTGAAATGCTCTTCAGGTCGTTTTTTGAGACAGGACTTAACTTCGCCACCGGACGCCCACGTTTGGTGCGTTCCGAGAAATGAGCCTTTGCTTCAGAGCATCCAACGGTCTTCATGGGATGCGACCCTAGTCGTCAAAATATTGAATGGCAATATATTTAAGCAGCATAAGGGACGTTATGTAACTCTTTAATAATAGTCCACTCGCTTTTCAAGCTCACGTAGAAAATTCAAGCGGCTTCAAAACAAAAAGGACCCGAAGTTTGATCTGGAGAAAATTGGTTTGCCCGATTTGCTAGATTAAGTAATTCGTTAATTCAATTTATTGCGGTCTCTTCCTTTTTGAGATATATAGAATTTTCAATACCCCCCAATTTGTCTGATTCGAAAATCAAATATGGCCGTTTAAAAGCAAACCAGAACTCATGACTGGCAGACGAAATTTAAGAACCAGAAAAACAACATCCGCAAAGGTCGATGAATCGACTCTGGAAATCAAACTCAGGCCGATGAACTTCAAAGTCGATCCGAAGTTCGTGAAAGCATACAAGCAGTTCGCTCTCGATAACGACGTGAAGCTGGTCGATTTGCTGAAAAAGAGCTTCGATATCTGCAAGCAACATCCGGAATCGTTTAAAAGCGTCCACGACATTTGGAAATGAGGGACACCATGAAGCAAACAAAGTTGGAGAAAAAAACCAAGACAGAGATCAGAGCTCTTGTCCCGAAGGATTTTCTAATTGGTCCAATTTTTGCGGCGAGCAGGCAATCCGGTTCTCGCCAGGTAGTGGTCGGTGATCGCGAATACACCATTGGCGGATTTCATCCGATTCATCAATCCAGGAAACCGCCGGCACTTGATGTGAGACATGCCCGCCTCTGCTTTGCCATTTTGAGCTTTCGGGACATTTTCTCCGAGACATCGGAATTTCATTTTTCTTTCAACGAACTTTGCAAAAGGTACGCCGGCAGTAATGGCGGACGATACAGCAGAGCTATTGGCGACCTCCTGGGCGACTTGATGGATACTTATTTTCAAATCCGTGATTTGACCACTCAGATTTCTCACGTTTACCGGATCCTGGAGCGGATCGACATCGAGAAGCGTCCCATCAGAAGAAAGGACTCTCAATTGGCCACCTCCGACCAAACCGAAATGTGGTTCCACGGTGTTTCAATTGCTCCCGAGTTTTTCGGATTGCTCAATAACATGAAGGAGCTTCAGTACATCAAGCTGGAAGTTCTGACCTCCATCCGAAGTCCACTAGCCCAGGCCATTTATCTCTACATTCCCAGCCGGGCTCATCATCACAGTAAAAATAACCCTTTTGAAATCACTGTAACCAAGCTCTTGAATCAGGTGAGTCACCCTGTCCCGAAATACAAAGCACACAGAAAACTTCTGGTGACTCAGAACCGAACATCCATCCTTTCTCAACTTGATGGCACAGAGACCCTCCTTGGAACCTTTCATGTGAACATGGTCGAAACAACCGATAAGAAAGATTACA includes:
- a CDS encoding type II toxin-antitoxin system prevent-host-death family antitoxin, which translates into the protein MKTVGCSEAKAHFSERTKRGRPVAKLSPVSKNDLKSISEVFTEIDKLRKGAVLGDDLSIRELIEDGRHQ